One Spea bombifrons isolate aSpeBom1 chromosome 1, aSpeBom1.2.pri, whole genome shotgun sequence DNA window includes the following coding sequences:
- the LOC128501783 gene encoding vomeronasal type-2 receptor 26-like, which produces MAVAQMLNLYGYPQLNNYLKKVHYKDSTGSEIFFDEKGELPVNYDIINQIILLDGKQKEKILNRVGMFDPSLPDNQQIYIEVWNITWKNNRMPRLRCTEMCHPGFRKALREGYHICCYDCIPCSEGEFSNVSDSEDCFKCPENEWPDQQKTKCIPKILEFLSYETDILALVLCVTSVFSVLITTVIVVIFFLFRDTPIVKANNRNLSFVLLVSLKLSFLCVFLFIGRPLDITCMIRHISFGTTFSVALSCVLAKTIMVCIAFKATKPGSTWKNWVGLKLSNAVVLVGSSGQVLISVIWLLLSPPFQELDMHTFTGKIIVQCNEGSVLAFFCMLGYMGLLAAVSFVLAFMVRTLPDNFNEAKHITFSMLVFCSVWVCAIPAYLSSKGKNMVAVEIFATLASILGIVSCIYLPKCYVILFKAELNTKRHILGKTFS; this is translated from the exons ATGGCTGTGGCACAAATGTTGAATCTTTACGGCTACCCTCAG CTGAATAACTACCTAAAGAAGGTTCATTACAAAGACAGCACCGGAAGTGAAATTTTTTTTGATGAAAAAGGAGAACTTCCAGTAAATTATGATATTATTAATCAGATAATACTACTTGATggaaaacaaaaagagaaaatccTGAATCGGGTGGGCATGTTTGATCCATCACTTCCAGATAACCAGCAAATTTATATTGAGGTCTGGAACATAACTTGGAAAAATAACAGG ATGCCTCGATTGAGGTGCACAGAAATGTGTCATCCAGGATTCAGAAAAGCACTAAGGGAAGGATATCACATCTGCTGCTATGACTGTATCCCATGTTCAGAAGGAGAATTTTCCAATGTATCAG ACAGTGAAGACTGCTTCAAGTGCCCTGAAAATGAATGGCCTGACCAACAAAAAACCAAGTGTATTCCAAAAATACTGGAGTTTCTATCCTACGAAACGGACATTTTAGCTTTAGTACTTTGTGTTACTTCTGTATTCTCAGTTCTAATTACTACTGTTATAGTtgtcatatttttcttattccGAGACACCCCCATTGTTAAAGCAAATAATCGGAATCTGAGCTTTGTCCTCTTGGTCTCCCTCAAACTGAGCTTCCTCTGCGTGTTTTTGTTCATTGGTCGCCCGTTGGATATAACCTGCATGATACGTCATATTTCCTTTGGAACAACCTTTTCCGTAGCTCTGTCTTGTGTGTTGGCCAAGACCATCATGGTTTGTATCGCCTTCAAAGCCACAAAACCTGGCAGCACCTGGAAAAATTGGGTGGGACTGAAGCTGTCCAATGCTGTTGTCTTGGTCGGCTCCTCTGGTCAGGTTCTGATCAGTGTCATTTGGTTGTTACTCTCTCCTCCCTTTCAAGAGCTAGACATGCACACATTCACTGGGAAAATCATTGTTCAATGTAATGAAGGCTCTGTCCTGGCCTTTTTCTGTAtgttgggttacatggggcttCTGGCAGCTGTGAGTTTTGTTCTAGCTTTCATGGTACGGACATTGCCAGACAACTTTAATGAAGCCAAACACATCACattcagcatgctggtgttctgcagtGTGTGGGTCTGTGCTATACCGGCCTATCTGAGCAGCAAGGGAAAAAACATGGTGGCTGTAGAGATATTTGCTACCTTGGCTTCAATTCTTGGAATTGTAAGCTGTATATACCTcccaaaatgttatgttattcTTTTTAAAGCTGAACTTAACACTAAACGACATATTTTAGGTAAAACCTTTTCATAA